TCTGGCAGCTCATTACGAGAAAGTGTTTTCCATGTTTCCTGGGGAAGTGACTGGTGTTGGCCACGACAATCGCTCAGGTAAGTATGTCACAGTCAAAACAGCTGGCTATACCATCAGCTATTGCCATCTTTCTGCTTTCTGGGTTTCAAAGGGGATGTTTGTCAATGCAGGAGAGGTGCTTGGGGTATCTGGAAGTTCCGGCATGTCAACTGGCCCTCATCTGCACCTGACAACAAAAAAGGATGGCAAGGTGTTTGACCCTGTCATCCTTCTGAAGTATGTTCGTGAAGTGCTCGAAAATGCCCTATAGTTTATTCAAACACAAGCAAATTGCCTGTTAATACTTTCTTTGTACCGTTCATATATGTCAGTATCACCTTGGTGATATTCATATTTGAAGCATCTCCAGACACATAATAATAGGATGTGTCCCATTCCCAACTTGCTGATTCAAACTCTCGAAGTGGTCCAGTGCCCTGAAAATGGCCGGTCTTCCTCAAATCGCCTACGTCGTTGGTTACCTTGAAATATACATCGATGTACTTGATCGTATTTCTGTTGGTATTCATGTAGTTGAAATGGAATGATATACATGAATATTCTGAATCCCATCCCCAATCAGTAAAGAAGCCGTAAGGTGCTCTCTTTTTGAGACGTTTGACATACTCGTCAAGGTAATGGTATGACAGCTCACTTGTAATCATGTCATAATCCTCTAACTCATCTGTAAGGCTATCTTTGAATATTTCATAGTGATACCTGAAAGGACTGTATTCTTTCAGACTTTGGCTTAGTTCACTTTTATGTCCTGTTATATATGTGTAGCCCAGTCTTCCATCAGTTCTTGTGAAGTAATAAATGGTATCATTCTTGATTCCAATAGTGAATAATGAATCTTCAGAAAATGATTTCTCGCATTCATCACAATACAGAGACTTATTTCCTGTCGGTACCATTCTCCAGTTGTGAGTTTCCATATAGTCAGAACGTTCTTTCTTCAGTTTGGCCAATCTTTCTTCTTTAAGCTTCACTATTTCTATAGAGTCTGCCTTTGCTTTAGCTATGGAGTCTTGAATATGCTTTGTTCGTGTCTCATTTAGTGCAGTATATTTATCATCCAGCTGTTTGCTATATTTCTGAACGAGTACATCAAGTTCTTCCTCTGCTACTTGGGGGATGGACTTGTTCTTCTTAATGATCTTGGCGTAGTCCTTGGTAAGGGTGATCACAATATTACTGCTTGGCGTTATGACATACAGATTTTGAGCTTTCTTGTCATAAGCATAGCTACCTACAATATTGTCAACACGCTCAACCGACTTCTTGGTTACTCTTTTGTAATAACCATCGCTTCCAAGTTCATAAGCGACAATTACTCTTCGCTGAGTAGAATTGCTTATAGAAAACTGGGCATGTACACCGATGGTTGCCATCCCCAGCATGAATAAAACGATTATCTTTTTCATTGTCTGTCTTTGATTAAACTTATTTCTTTTTGATAAACTCGGCAAATTCTTTTCCTGTATATGTTTTCTCTTTCATCAGTTCAAGAACTGTTTTGTCCGAGAAATCGAGCCTGAGATTGGCAGTCGTTTGGTATTTGGCATTCGAACTCCAGAATGTGAAGTTGTATTTCTCACTCGGATTCAGTGTTTTGCTGACTCTGCCATCATCCTCAGCCATAAAATTGCCACTCCTGTCATAATATGTTACAAGATACTTGATACCAGAGATAGAGTAGGGAAGTGTATTCACTATGCGAGCATCTCCATGAGCGGTTCCATCATAACTTGTTTCCCATGACCAGTTGACTATCTTGACTTTAGTTCTCAGTTCTGCCCACGTGTCCCAGTACTTTGTACTTATCAAATCACTTAGTTTGCTCAATCTTTGTGCCAATGCTACATCATTGAGTTGCTTCTTTCCAAGTGCTCCAGTCGCTCTGCCGAACCATTCCTGATCTTCATCCATTGTGATCAGCCCCTTTGAGTCATAGATATACCAGGAGGATTCTTTGTCTTTAGCGATAAACAAAGTTATACTGTCCTGCTTGAATGTGCCTGTTGCATCAGTATAATTGTTATAGCAGCGAACAGCTATTGTATCATTCTTCACAGTGATGTCAGACTCTTCTATGTCCACAGCATCTGATTTTGCCTCTATATGCAAGCTGTCATATAGTGGATAGAAATCATTTGGCTTTCCATAAGTGGTATCTGACAACGATGTGAAGAAATTACGAGAAAGTTCCATCGCCTCGTTCTTATGGGAACAAGACGACAGAACCAATGCTGTTAATATGAATACTACAGTGTATCTCATTTCTTCTTGTTATTTTTTCTTTGCTGGCTTTTTTACCTCTTCCTTGCCATCGCTGATTCTTTTGAAAACGAAGTTGACGACAGCAGTTCTTGTATTGTCTCTGATACCTGTGACGTATTCAGAGTTACCGAAGTTTGAAAAGGCCGTACCTGTTTCTGTGTAAGCACTGACCAGTTCCCAACCTTCCTTACCCATCTTGTTCAACATTGCAGTCTGATTTGCGAACACCAGGGTGCCGAAATCTGCAGCAATTTCTGCATCGTGTCCTGCAACCTTTACTACTTTGTATTCCCATTGCTCATTCTTGCTACCACAAGAAGCGAGCATTGCAATTAAGCAGAAACCTAAGATAAACTTCTTCATAATCTTTATACTTTGTTCTTCACTACTCTTCACTTTTATATACTGACAAGATTAAAGAATCCCTAAGGCAAAACTTTTTCTCCCTTCTCGTTAATATAGTAGAAACAATTGGACTCATTCAAATCAACTACATATTTAGGTGAATATGAATGGTCTTCTTCGGCCAAGTATAGATGGTTGTCAAAATAAACATAATGCATTAAAGTCTGTTTAGAACTATTTTTAGAAGGTTCCTTATAATAAACCTTTTCAAACACTTTATAGGCAGTATAGTCGTTTGTAAACTTTACATAATAATTCGCCTCACCTGATGTGTAGCCTATACCACCCATTGTATAGCCGCCATATTTTTGATTTCTACCATTTAGTTTGTTTTCTAATGCATTTTCTTCAATACCTACTTTTTTGAATACTATGCTTTCAAATCGAAGAGTTCCGTTTGTATCAATACTAAAAGTGTACTCCTTGGATGAACTTTCGACAAAGTTATCTTTGCAGGAAACTTTTCCTTCTTTGACTGAATATCTTCCTGTACTGAAGAAATAACTATAGGCAGATTTCTTTAGGATAATTTTATAAGTGCCATCCTTTGCAAAAGAAACAACGTTTTCAGGTTCTTTGTCTGAATCTTGCCATAATGCAACAATACTTTCTTTGTTAGTATTGCCGTTTTCACCCTGTTCCACATCATCATTGCTATTGCTGCAAGAGGCCAGCATCATAAACAATGTAATAATCAGTAAATATATTCTGTTCATAACTTATTTCCTTATAATAATATAAATAGTGTACAACCTACAGATGGTAAAGTAAGGATGCCAGGGTATTTCCCACGCACCCTTACAATAATTCACCTAAACGTATTTAGCAGTTTTATTGCTTTTTACATTTTACCCAAATGGATTCGTCACCTATGGACATCTTCATTTCTGAAACTGTAGAAGTCGCAGCAATGATGGTATAAGAAGCAAATAGTTCACCTTCTACATAAGTATTCAGTGTATTTCCTTTCAAAGACCATGTTCCTCGACCAGTTCCGAAATATCCTGAGCCGTAATATGAACCGTCTGCATTGAATGTGGCGTAAGTTTTTCTGAAAGGCCAGTCAACATACGTACCAGACTCCGATGTCTTTACTGCTGTCATCTCCCAGGTTCCCACAATCATAGACTTATCATAGTCTCCATTGTCAGAATCATCATCACTACTGCATGATATGAATGCAAAAGATGCTACCACAAGGGCAAGAAGGAAAAATAAATACTTTTTCATAATGTTACTTTTTAAATTAATAATACTTTTTCTATGTTTTGTTTTGATAATCCTGTTGATGAAGGTGACTACCAACCGCAATTATCGTCATAGCATTCATCATTCTCACAACCTTCAAACTCGTCACGATCGCAATAACCACTATCATGATAGTCATTGTAAGAACAATCATGGTCACTGCAACAGTCATCATAACCATCTTCATAGCCACGAGCATAATTTTCATGGTCTGAGGTATTATTACCAGCGTTGCGATGCGCTTTCTTTTGGCAGTTTGAAACGCCGCTTGAAAATAAAAAATCGAATAGTCCCATACCTTTTTTCAATTAATGTTTAACTTCTGATGCAAAGGTATTATTTAATTGTGCAGTCTATCTGCATCGTTGAAAAAGTTTTTGTATGGGCACAAAAAAAGCAGGAAGTTTTCCTCTTCCTGCTTGATTTTAAAGTTCTTAACTGGTATGATAAGGAAGTTTGTTAATCTTTTGTTTTCTAATTACTTATCTGTTAATTTGAATGTCTAATGCTTGGTCATCAACTCGAACCTCATATTTTGCTAACGGATCAGAATAAACATTTGTAGTCTGATGTGCCGTTACATATGTGTTATCTTCTATATAATGTATATTGCCAAAGATTATCTTTTCTATTTCGTCAGATGTGTAGAAATTATTGCATCTTGTAGAAACCATAATTTTCCCAAGCTTCTTCAATTCATGGAGCATAGGAAATAATTCGTATTCTTTTCCTGACATTAATATGAATAGATAATCCTTAGCTCGACTTACAGCCACATTTAAAATATTGGGCTTATTGATGAACGTAAGTTCTGCATTCCTTTTTAACCCAGAAGCAGGAGGGTTCATTACTGCAATTACTATATCACATTGGTCACCTTGAAATCCATGCGAAGTACCAAAATCAACTGTTATATTTGAATAAGGCAGACAAGTTTGGTTGTACAATTTTTCTATAGATTGTATCTCTACTCCGTATGGACTAAGGACTCCTATTCTTATAGGTTTATTTGAACAATCCTTGCTAAGCTGCCCTGTTATATATTTTAAAAATTCAACAGTAAATAGTACTGAATATATATGAATATTTGAACCCATGAGCCTTTTTGTTTCAAAGATTGAGTCTTTGTTTACCGGAAAGCTTATAATATTCAAAGGGCTTTCTTGAATACCCATATTTAGTACTCTATGTGAAGCTGCAGAACGATCATGACACAGTTTGCCTTGGTACATATATTGACTATAGAGTTCACCAATGACTGGTATAGAACGATACTGTGTCATCAGTAATTCTACGTCAAATTGAACGGGGCTTGTCTTCGGATTTGCAAAATTTCGAAGTTCTATCATCTTGTATATGTTCTCATCCTTCCAAAGATCAATATTTACGATTGGATCTATCTGAAAAGGGTCACCAGCAATCCAGATTTTGCCACTTTGTTCGTTGAAGAGAGGTGGAAGTATCTGGTAAAGTGGAATCATTGATGCTTCATCTATTATGACGTAGTCCCAATTTATAGAATTAAGCATTCCATCTTCAAAACCATCAAATGAATAACGCGCTATTGTAGATACTACACAAACTTGATCTTGGCGCATAATATCTGAATTTCGCTGATAGACAATTTCTTCATCTTCAAGCTCAGGATCCATTGTTGATACAAATCTCCAAAGCCAATAATCATTTTCTGGTTCAAGTTCAAGAACTTTCTTGGCTAAAACATCACATGCCTTATTAGTTGGAGCAAGTACTAATATACGGCATTGTTTAGTTTGATCCATCAACCCTATTATTCGTTTTGCCAATGTAGTAGTTTTACCAGTACCTGGAGGACCAAATATGAATTTAAGGTCAGAGCGCAGGTTGTCCTTGACAGATTCGTCATCCGATTTAAATGGCAGTTCTTCTATGAGACTTTTCCATCTCTTAATCAATTCAATTGGTTTCTCAATATCAATACTTGCACGATATATTATGGAAATATTGTTAATTATCGACTTAATTATTGGTTCCAAAGAACTATTACCACGAACGATTAAAGCATCTTCCTTAACACTAGCATTGTCAAATACCACAGTTTGCTTTTCGCCATTTCGGAAAAAGAAAGTGACAGGAATACCATCAATATCCTCTATCATATTTGGTATGTTTCGTGAGGCACTTGTTAGTATTATCCGATTAACATGTTCTGTATCAGACATAATACGATCAAAGAGAATGTTTATAGAACGTTTACCACTGGCAGATTCAATACCCGTAGATTGTACTTCTAATGTCATCAAAGCCTTAAGCCAGCCATATGAATATTTTTTAGAATTTTCTATCATCTCACGCAAGGTCATAACTTGCTCTATCTCTTCTCTTTGAAGATTAGCCTTTTCCTCAAAACCTGTTAATACATCCTCTAAACTGGCTGATTTTGGAACTGTTTGTTTATGCTTCTCTATTTTTGAGGACGTATTTTCTTCAGAGAAATCTTTATTGGAAAATTTCTCTGATTTCTCGCGTTTTGGCAAGTCTTTCTGTAAAGACGTTTTCTCATGTTTTTCTTCTTTGGCTTTTTGTTCCTCCTTTGCTTGGAGAGCAGAACGACCAGCTTGAATTATTTTTTCCAACTCCTCTGGTGAAGAAACACCATTATTCTTCGCAATTTCGCCATACAAAAATTTCTGTTGAGTTGTTTCTGACATTTGTTTAATGCTTTCCTCTTCTTCAATTATTGGCGAATTTCTAATCAAAAGAAGTGAATAAAGCCTTTCATTATAAGTGTACATCTCAGGTATGAGGTCATCAACATATACCCCATCCTCTATGGATTTCAGTTGTCCATCAATATATAGCCATTTATATTGTCTCAGCCATTCTCTAAGTGTACAACTTTGCCAAACCTGTGTGTGCCACTTATAATAGTGATAACTTCCACTATCATTTGAAAAAAGTTTCTTTCCTTCACTAGTAGAAAGATCTTTCTTTATTATTTTAATAAGAGACTCCCAAATATAATGGCTCAATTCTTTTGCTCTATTTGATTGTACAATATTCTTCAAAACATCGTTTAATCCCTCTAAAGTAACTACTTCCTTCATGTTGGAGTAGTATTTATCAGGACGTAAAGAAAGCTCTTCTTCTGTTAAATATGCATTTTCAGAGACTACCGGAGGCAAAGTGCAAAAGTTAAAGTCATTGAGAAAATTGTTGAATGTTCTTTCCCCAACGGCTTCAATTGTTTCACTATAGAATTCTCTGTCGATATAGTGCTTGTTTTTGATGCTTGTGCAAGAATAATATTCTATCAACATCGAAGAATCATCTATCATCTGATCTATATGGCATGGAATTGATTCTTCTGTAATATCATTTATTGTCTTGCAATAAAGTGATAGCTTATCTTTGAGTAACAAAAAGAGTGTGTGATGAGCTTTCTCATCACAATCATTATTATATTTAATTATTGTTTTAAGCAAATGATTTAGCTCTTCTTTGTTAAGATCTTTTGCTAATTGAATTCGAATTTGATCATAGATGCTAGGCTCTGTTACTCCTAATTGCTTAATTATCGAACGGAATTGCTCGTTTTTTTCATATAAATTGCTGTTTATGGTAAACTCTGGAGAAACAATGTTCTCAGATTTGAAAAATATGTATAACTTATCTCCTCTATATGGTGAAACAAATTCGTTACATTCATTTTTTATAATTGGAGCGTTAAGCATTGGAGCCTCACTTGTTAATCCAGCATTTTTCTGATATTTTTCAGTGAGTCGATTATCGAGTATGTATTTGTACAATTTTGTTAACCATTCCTCACTTTGCGCATTCATAAAATGTACATTCAAATATTCTGCAAACTTGGAATCAGACATTATATCTATACCATAGCGCTTCATGTCTTCTGCATTGCGAGTATTTAATGAACAGAGAATAAAGTCGTATTTAATCTCTTCATTGTCAATTTTAACATAATTGTCCTTTTTACTTTTTGTAAGATAGTCTAACTGTTCTGTAGAAAGGAGTTTTCTAATACCATCATCTCCCCACCAGCCATTAGACTTAGTTATATATTTTTTTTGTTTAGAAAAGAATATAGGTTCGTTGTCAACTATCTTCATGTAATAGTCGACAAAGCTCTTCTTTTCTGGCTGCTCCCAATAATAATAATTCTTCTTTTCTTCGAAAGACTCTAGATTATGGTGCATTAATGCAAAAATATTGTCATCAAGTAAGGGACGTTTATTCTTTATACTTATTTCTTTAAGAACGACAAGGCTGTCCGCAGCCAATTCTCCGATACTTTTAAACAGTGAGTCATTTACATTATTATTTCGCTTAATTTGCTGTCGGTTATCGACAAGTGCAAAAGGGGCATGAATAATGTAGCATGTATCAATGTTCTCATGTGTTGGAAAGAAGCAATTTATGTTTGGACGACATTCTGTATCAATGCGACCCTTTTCATTCAAAAAATAGCCAATTGAGATGATATGTTTATTATCAGTATCAGCAACTGTTACATTTCTTGACAACAGTAGTATTTTGTTTTGTGAACCTCTTGTGCTATTAAGCTCATAAAGAGCAGTCGTAATGTTGCGATAAGTATCATATTTTTCTAATAGCTGCTTTACAATTTTTCCTCGTTGTGTAGGCGTATTCCAACTAATAGTCTGCATATTGCGCAGGAAAAGTTGAGGATAGTCTAATGATGAGATTTTCTGTTCAATATCCTCATATGCTTGTTGTGCGTCAATATCCTTTCTGTCAAAAGGAATTACAAAGACGGTTTTACCTTCTCTTTGCAATGTAGTATCATTCAACTTTGTTGGAACAATATAATCTTCTATCTTAAAACAAAATGGCTTGTCATATATAGCAGGAGTAGTTGTGTATTGAAATACAGCCTTAAAGCCCACACCAAATTTTCCAATCTTTATGTCATCAATATCATTAGTTGGAACATTATTTTTTGAAGAAAAACCGATAGCAGTAATTGCATTGATGTGACCAAGCCTATTATTCATTCTATCTTCTTCAGCGTTTTCTGGATCAGATACGGTAAATCTTTCTTTACCGTTATGAGTAAAGATAAATTGATTCTTTGTAAGAACCATTTCTACTTCTGTTGCTTTTGCATCATCAGCATTTTGGAGAAGTTCATATATAAAATGTGCTGAATCACAATATTTGTCAATTACTCCATTGAAAACATTTATGTACTCTGGGTCTTTAAAAACTCCCAGAGCATTTTTACGTCTTTCATGAAGTGCATTGAACCAGCTATTTTGTAAATCTTCAGATGGTGTCATATATTTACTTAATCTTTAATGAAGAATTATATTGTACTACAAACTTTCGTAATACTTTCTAATTTTATTTGCCATTAATAAGCGGCGGACTTCCAAGAAATGGATATAATCGTTTTGATCCATCTTGAATACGTCAGAAGGTATGCAATTCATTGCAAGATTCTTCTGAAGTAAATCTTCATCTGTAATAGAACCACAAACAGCTACTTTTGTTTGGCATTGTTCTAATGCAAGACTAAAGTACTCCTTTGGAGACTTTTTGCCGATAGACTCATTGACAGGTCTATCAAGATAAGCATAGTTTGCATCTTGATTATACTGATTCTTTGCATAGTGATTGTTTATCAGGTATTGCTTTGGAAATACATGATGCACATCGCCGCCAAGACTGATAAGCTCTCTAACAGTTATATTTGTTGAAAGCAGAGATATGTCGTTAAAATAAACTTGTGAAGCCAAATATACTAGATATGTTGGATTATTTGTAGATGTCATTGTAAGATTCTGTGGAACAGCAACATTCCAGAAATTCTCAGACAATATGGCATCCTCCATTGCTTTCAACATAGCTGGCACACCTTGTTCAGTTATTTGACGAATATCACGTGCAAAAGCGGATTCTGGTGAACTACTGTATCTGCCTGTCAAAACAGACAAAACATACCATTTCTGTACAATTCTTTTTCGTTCTGCAACAGGTACGTCTGATTCTTGTAGCAACAAATGTATTGTATATGCAAAGTCCAGTGCCATATTTGAAGTAACCATTTTGTTGGATATGAATCCTGCAGACTTAATGGCAATCATAAATTGTGTAAAGTTGTGCTGACTGATGACATTCAAAACACCCTCATACATTTTATTGAAAGTATCTTCAATAATTTCTTCCTTAAATTCACGTGTCTCAAAATCACGACCGGTAAGAAGTTGAACCAAATTGGCAAGTTTGGCTCTTTTCAATTTGTGCATAAAAGCAACACGTATAACATCGTCA
The Segatella copri DNA segment above includes these coding regions:
- a CDS encoding M23 family metallopeptidase; translated protein: MKKHSISKKKSPQETTHVASVDSVRKADSLPPDSSQDVLPYLRASFPLKSIQINSRFGMRNHPVKHKTIMHNGVDLAAHYEKVFSMFPGEVTGVGHDNRSGKYVTVKTAGYTISYCHLSAFWVSKGMFVNAGEVLGVSGSSGMSTGPHLHLTTKKDGKVFDPVILLKYVREVLENAL
- a CDS encoding DUF4177 domain-containing protein, producing MKKFILGFCLIAMLASCGSKNEQWEYKVVKVAGHDAEIAADFGTLVFANQTAMLNKMGKEGWELVSAYTETGTAFSNFGNSEYVTGIRDNTRTAVVNFVFKRISDGKEEVKKPAKKK
- a CDS encoding lipocalin family protein translates to MKKYLFFLLALVVASFAFISCSSDDDSDNGDYDKSMIVGTWEMTAVKTSESGTYVDWPFRKTYATFNADGSYYGSGYFGTGRGTWSLKGNTLNTYVEGELFASYTIIAATSTVSEMKMSIGDESIWVKCKKQ
- a CDS encoding DEAD/DEAH box helicase, with protein sequence MTPSEDLQNSWFNALHERRKNALGVFKDPEYINVFNGVIDKYCDSAHFIYELLQNADDAKATEVEMVLTKNQFIFTHNGKERFTVSDPENAEEDRMNNRLGHINAITAIGFSSKNNVPTNDIDDIKIGKFGVGFKAVFQYTTTPAIYDKPFCFKIEDYIVPTKLNDTTLQREGKTVFVIPFDRKDIDAQQAYEDIEQKISSLDYPQLFLRNMQTISWNTPTQRGKIVKQLLEKYDTYRNITTALYELNSTRGSQNKILLLSRNVTVADTDNKHIISIGYFLNEKGRIDTECRPNINCFFPTHENIDTCYIIHAPFALVDNRQQIKRNNNVNDSLFKSIGELAADSLVVLKEISIKNKRPLLDDNIFALMHHNLESFEEKKNYYYWEQPEKKSFVDYYMKIVDNEPIFFSKQKKYITKSNGWWGDDGIRKLLSTEQLDYLTKSKKDNYVKIDNEEIKYDFILCSLNTRNAEDMKRYGIDIMSDSKFAEYLNVHFMNAQSEEWLTKLYKYILDNRLTEKYQKNAGLTSEAPMLNAPIIKNECNEFVSPYRGDKLYIFFKSENIVSPEFTINSNLYEKNEQFRSIIKQLGVTEPSIYDQIRIQLAKDLNKEELNHLLKTIIKYNNDCDEKAHHTLFLLLKDKLSLYCKTINDITEESIPCHIDQMIDDSSMLIEYYSCTSIKNKHYIDREFYSETIEAVGERTFNNFLNDFNFCTLPPVVSENAYLTEEELSLRPDKYYSNMKEVVTLEGLNDVLKNIVQSNRAKELSHYIWESLIKIIKKDLSTSEGKKLFSNDSGSYHYYKWHTQVWQSCTLREWLRQYKWLYIDGQLKSIEDGVYVDDLIPEMYTYNERLYSLLLIRNSPIIEEEESIKQMSETTQQKFLYGEIAKNNGVSSPEELEKIIQAGRSALQAKEEQKAKEEKHEKTSLQKDLPKREKSEKFSNKDFSEENTSSKIEKHKQTVPKSASLEDVLTGFEEKANLQREEIEQVMTLREMIENSKKYSYGWLKALMTLEVQSTGIESASGKRSINILFDRIMSDTEHVNRIILTSASRNIPNMIEDIDGIPVTFFFRNGEKQTVVFDNASVKEDALIVRGNSSLEPIIKSIINNISIIYRASIDIEKPIELIKRWKSLIEELPFKSDDESVKDNLRSDLKFIFGPPGTGKTTTLAKRIIGLMDQTKQCRILVLAPTNKACDVLAKKVLELEPENDYWLWRFVSTMDPELEDEEIVYQRNSDIMRQDQVCVVSTIARYSFDGFEDGMLNSINWDYVIIDEASMIPLYQILPPLFNEQSGKIWIAGDPFQIDPIVNIDLWKDENIYKMIELRNFANPKTSPVQFDVELLMTQYRSIPVIGELYSQYMYQGKLCHDRSAASHRVLNMGIQESPLNIISFPVNKDSIFETKRLMGSNIHIYSVLFTVEFLKYITGQLSKDCSNKPIRIGVLSPYGVEIQSIEKLYNQTCLPYSNITVDFGTSHGFQGDQCDIVIAVMNPPASGLKRNAELTFINKPNILNVAVSRAKDYLFILMSGKEYELFPMLHELKKLGKIMVSTRCNNFYTSDEIEKIIFGNIHYIEDNTYVTAHQTTNVYSDPLAKYEVRVDDQALDIQINR
- a CDS encoding DUF262 domain-containing protein → MSSEKFHNTSITIKGLLGLIEAKDIAIPEIQRPFVWKNSQVRDLIDSLYKGYPTGYIILWKNPNVKLKDGTISSGKKVIIDGQQRITALMTAIAAQKVFNNEFKESRVKIAFNPFAALEYANGDSEAEMFAVQTPAHIKSKNWIPDISEIFSTKFSSWTFIPKYIEENPEMSGNDLQQVLDQLKSVETTQIGVIELSEKLDIDVVTDIFIRINSKGTPLSQGDFVMSKMAADEQHGGNTLRKIVDYFSHLAVVPTYYEYIKNNDKDFASTPYLQKLSWLADDKETVYDPGCDDVIRVAFMHKLKRAKLANLVQLLTGRDFETREFKEEIIEDTFNKMYEGVLNVISQHNFTQFMIAIKSAGFISNKMVTSNMALDFAYTIHLLLQESDVPVAERKRIVQKWYVLSVLTGRYSSSPESAFARDIRQITEQGVPAMLKAMEDAILSENFWNVAVPQNLTMTSTNNPTYLVYLASQVYFNDISLLSTNITVRELISLGGDVHHVFPKQYLINNHYAKNQYNQDANYAYLDRPVNESIGKKSPKEYFSLALEQCQTKVAVCGSITDEDLLQKNLAMNCIPSDVFKMDQNDYIHFLEVRRLLMANKIRKYYESL